Proteins found in one Haloferax litoreum genomic segment:
- a CDS encoding DUF7319 domain-containing protein → MADSSSAPADDRASPDAGADDAVSEDELEALRREVEEKYDFENFGPADMAKMSVEEWEAAFDPDSWVVGEELLDRVEEELRYRVAIREVFAVLERVTENGEPRILAYSDEGYAVVYPDGSVEGEGTVLRDVKPTVALCSMDDFEVNQAPANVRLPGPDEVVQGTGDFGNRMLQIVAFGQLLGGLALIGAWVIVPEVQSIVAPVVGVVFLLIGLFLFVTVANARLSDRFRSEEYRDRLRAIGVEDGERPSFVPSFDGNADAQPLVEGPDGEPLSSEGS, encoded by the coding sequence ATGGCAGATTCGTCTTCCGCACCGGCCGACGACCGAGCGTCGCCGGACGCGGGTGCCGACGATGCGGTGTCCGAGGACGAACTCGAAGCCCTTCGCCGGGAGGTCGAAGAGAAGTACGACTTCGAGAACTTCGGCCCGGCGGACATGGCGAAGATGAGCGTCGAAGAGTGGGAAGCAGCCTTCGACCCGGACTCGTGGGTCGTCGGCGAAGAACTCCTCGACCGTGTCGAAGAGGAACTCCGATACCGGGTCGCAATCCGCGAAGTGTTCGCTGTCCTCGAACGCGTCACCGAAAACGGTGAGCCACGTATCCTCGCGTACTCAGACGAAGGGTACGCCGTCGTCTACCCGGACGGGAGCGTCGAAGGAGAAGGGACCGTCCTCCGCGACGTGAAACCCACCGTCGCCCTCTGTTCGATGGACGACTTCGAGGTGAATCAGGCACCGGCGAACGTCCGCCTCCCCGGCCCCGACGAAGTCGTCCAGGGGACAGGTGACTTCGGCAACCGGATGCTCCAAATCGTCGCGTTCGGTCAGTTGCTCGGCGGCCTCGCACTCATCGGTGCGTGGGTTATCGTCCCAGAAGTCCAGTCTATCGTCGCGCCGGTCGTCGGCGTGGTCTTCCTCCTCATCGGTCTCTTTCTCTTCGTCACGGTGGCGAACGCTCGTCTCTCGGACCGCTTCCGGTCCGAAGAGTACCGCGACCGACTCCGTGCGATTGGCGTCGAAGACGGCGAACGCCCGTCGTTCGTCCCGTCGTTCGACGGCAACGCAGATGCCCAGCCATTGGTCGAGGGGCCAGACGGTGAACCCCTCAGTTCTGAGGGCTCGTAA
- a CDS encoding DUF7321 family protein, which yields MADETTFATLAAVTVTASLPFYLYGAWIMIDAETVSWEVLVYHLKVIFPGLVLNTVPVVTWMLPRLLQQLNGLSALHAILGLQAYAMLVFALTGIVRIFEAKWKADLYHNPDQDISLDDLHENMSAWRGRLRIGVFGYVIFWFLAWVLGVYRYVTGYLFV from the coding sequence ATGGCAGACGAGACGACCTTCGCCACGCTCGCCGCGGTCACCGTCACGGCCAGTCTTCCGTTTTACCTCTACGGGGCGTGGATAATGATAGACGCCGAGACGGTGTCGTGGGAGGTTCTCGTCTACCACCTGAAGGTCATCTTCCCGGGCCTCGTGTTGAACACGGTCCCGGTCGTCACGTGGATGCTGCCGCGACTGCTCCAGCAGTTGAACGGTCTGAGTGCGCTCCACGCCATCCTTGGCCTACAAGCGTACGCGATGCTCGTGTTCGCGCTCACCGGCATCGTCCGTATCTTTGAGGCGAAGTGGAAGGCGGACCTCTACCACAACCCGGACCAGGACATCTCACTCGACGACCTCCACGAGAACATGAGTGCGTGGCGTGGTCGCCTCCGAATCGGCGTCTTCGGGTACGTCATCTTCTGGTTCCTCGCGTGGGTACTCGGAGTCTACCGATACGTCACTGGGTACCTGTTTGTCTGA
- the nth gene encoding endonuclease III gives MGTPLDTRPAQAEEVLDRLYEEYPDTTISLSYSNRLELLIAVMLSAQCTDERVNTVTAELFAKYDSAEDYANADQEELAEDINSITYYNNKAKYIRSACADIIEKHDGAVPDTMSELTDLAGVGRKTANVVLQHGHDIVEGIVVDTHVQRLSRRLGLTEEEYPERIEEDLVPVVPETDWQQFTHLFISHGRAVCDARNPDCDACVLEDICPSSKLEHDVDLASGDEW, from the coding sequence ATGGGCACGCCACTCGACACGCGACCGGCGCAAGCCGAAGAGGTCCTCGACCGACTCTACGAGGAGTACCCCGATACGACCATCTCGCTCTCCTACTCGAACCGTCTCGAACTCCTCATCGCGGTCATGCTCTCTGCACAGTGTACCGACGAGCGCGTCAACACGGTCACAGCCGAGTTGTTCGCGAAGTACGACTCCGCCGAGGACTACGCGAACGCCGACCAAGAGGAGTTGGCCGAGGACATCAACTCCATCACCTACTACAACAACAAGGCGAAGTACATCCGAAGCGCGTGCGCGGACATCATCGAAAAGCACGACGGAGCGGTCCCTGACACGATGTCCGAACTGACCGACCTCGCGGGTGTCGGCCGAAAGACTGCGAACGTCGTCCTCCAACACGGACACGACATCGTCGAGGGTATCGTCGTCGACACGCACGTTCAGCGACTCTCGCGGCGACTCGGCCTGACGGAAGAAGAGTACCCCGAGCGAATCGAAGAAGACCTGGTGCCGGTCGTCCCCGAGACGGACTGGCAGCAGTTCACCCACCTGTTCATCAGTCACGGCCGCGCCGTCTGCGACGCGCGCAACCCCGACTGCGACGCGTGCGTGCTCGAAGACATCTGTCCGTCGTCGAAACTCGAACACGACGTGGACCTCGCCAGCGGCGACGAGTGGTAA